The following proteins are encoded in a genomic region of Montipora foliosa isolate CH-2021 chromosome 10, ASM3666993v2, whole genome shotgun sequence:
- the LOC137972384 gene encoding uncharacterized protein: protein MDGSKFIEVFGHIIFSFTRSVSEQYSPNYEDSEYGQETSEYSLLQNTGREWYAQPVDEIIYQEYSDKEVTVDEFLPASRRVKVPVVSINACSIGDIAEQGKNQEAHPDLGMSWKQLRPSALRTICKSTVIGASISLLSALAIGMLFTVTSYLSYNTFLNCYFEQKTSISLKIQWVHVISDVISHFFLYIWVPLLALVLFRPYQLSGAKKKLFLCCMFMYFLDSLYRVTLQVLGISKSFPLSDDQVIPLDILFVASIFGHNYVLANHFCIHSKRQKCAVFMLFLAIYCLTFVLGIITSSFLYPAYIKQNEKGKLIIALFSPLLAVALKATSRICAQRLWRITHPAYSYIMMAPLYSGSAIVFRVMQVDLGNLKAIAYLGIIHGVAEVIERSTVVVIDHIFQRILKRASAPWGRYRTPRTERITADIAIMSMLYESTAIVSVNGFFHLYQFIYMKNISHWAALLSFTKLTAVPLVIEWLFTSLSLAIETRYQNLAVMAVWKKDWKRHILVAVLSVLPLASWASKNLFVVVQARFKDPLHQVACKMPFS from the coding sequence ATGGATGGAAGCAAGTTTATCGAAGTGTTTGGACACATTATCTTTAGTTTTACACGTAGTGTATCAGAACAATACAGCCCAAACTATGAGGACTCCGAATATGGTCAAGAAACCTCAGAATACAGCCTTTTGCAGAATACAGGCCGAGAATGGTACGCTCAACCAGTGGACGAGATCATTTATCAGGAATACAGCGACAAAGAGGTGACGGTGGATGAGTTTTTACCAGCCTCCCGTAGAGTTAAGGTACCGGTGGTTTCTATAAACGCCTGCTCTATCGGAGATATCGCAGAACAAGGCAAAAATCAGGAAGCACATCCCGATCTAGGAATGTCTTGGAAGCAGCTTAGACCATCTGCTTTGCGAACAATATGTAAGTCAACGGTGATCGGTGCTTCGATTTCGCTTCTTTCAGCCCTCGCTATTGGTATGTTGTTCACAGTGACCTCTTATCTCAGCTATAACACTTTTCTAAACTGTTATTTTGAACAAAAGACCTCGATTTCGCTAAAGATACAATGGGTGCATGTTATTTCTGATGTCATCTCTCACTTTTTCTTGTATATTTGGGTGCCCTTACTTGCGCTAGTTCTGTTCCGTCCATATCAACTGTCAGGAGCGAAGAAAAAACTGTTTCTATGTTGCATGTTCATGTATTTCTTGGATTCACTGTACCGAGTGACTTTACAAGTTCTGGGAATCAGTAAATCGTTCCCGCTTTCCGACGACCAAGTCATCCCTCTTGACATTCTTTTTGTCGCGAGTATTTTTGGCCACAACTACGTGTTAGCAAATCACTTCTGCATTCACTCAAAGCGACAAAAATGCGCtgttttcatgctttttttAGCCATTTATTGTTTAACTTTTGTCTTGGGAATCATTACTTCCTCATTCCTTTATCCTGCGTATatcaaacaaaacgaaaaaggaaaactgaTCATCGCTCTATTTTCTCCTCTCCTTGCGGTGGCCTTGAAGGCAACATCTCGTATTTGTGCTCAGCGACTTTGGAGAATAACACACCCAGCTTATTCTTACATAATGATGGCGCCATTGTACAGTGGATCAGCGATCGTATTCCGGGTTATGCAGGTGGATCTCGGCAACTTAAAAGCCATCGCCTATCTTGGAATAATTCACGGCGTTGCCGAAGTCATAGAACGAAGCACAGTTGTTGTCATCGATCACATATTCCAACGAATCTTGAAACGAGCCTCGGCTCCTTGGGGGCGTTACCGAACTCCGCGTACCGAGAGAATAACAGCGGATATCGCTATTATGAGCATGCTCTATGAGTCCACCGCAATTGTCTCCGTAAATGGGTTCTTTCACTTGTACCAATTCATTTATATGAAGAACATATCCCACTGGGCAGCTTTGCTATCCTTTACCAAATTGACTGCAGTTCCATTAGTGATCGAGTGGCTTTTCACAAGTTTGTCCTTGGCGATTGAAACGCGATACCAAAATTTGGCCGTCATGGCAGTTTGGAAAAAGGACTGGAAAAGACACATTTTAGTTGCTGTGTTGAGCGTTTTACCATTGGCTAGTTGGGCGAGTAAAAACCTTTTCGTAGTCGTCCAAGCCCGATTTAAGGATCCTTTGCATCAAGTTGCTTGCAAAATGCCATTTTCTTAA
- the LOC137973378 gene encoding uncharacterized protein: MDGLTCIEVLGHIIFSFTRSVSEQYSPKDPEYSQETLEYSLFQNTGREWYAQPGDEIIYQEYSEKEVTVDDFLPASCRVKAVSLDACSLEDTEEHNENQKTDLEKAMSWKQLRPSALRTVYKSTVVGAWISLLSAFATGMLFTMISYLSYETLLNCHFQPKKMIPLKLQWMLVICKIISSFFLYIWVFLLALVLFRPCQLSGVKTKLFLCCIVMYFLDSLYRVTLQALGISQSFPLSREQVVPLNILFFISIFGHNYLLATHLCLHSKRQKRAVFMLFSVIYCSPFIASTITTLFIYPMYDKQNEKGKLVIALFSPLFGVAFKTTSRICLQRLWRLTHPAYSYVMMAPLYSGSAIIFRVMQVDLGNLKAIAYLGIIHGVAEVIERSTVVVIDHVCQRILKRASAPWGRYRTPRTERITADIAIMSMLYESTAIVSINGFFHLYQFLFVKNISFWLLMVSFSKLTAVPLVIEWLFTSMSLAIETRYQNLAVMAVWRKNWKRHILVAVLNVLPLAVWASETLFPLVQERFKDPLHELPCKMPFS; this comes from the coding sequence ATGGATGGACTGACATGCATCGAAGTGTTAGGACACATCATCTTTAGTTTTACACGTAGTGTCTCAGAACAATACAGTCCAAAGGACCCTGAATACAGTCAAGAAACCTTAGAATACAGCCTTTTCCAGAATACAGGCCGAGAGTGGTACGCTCAACCAGGGGACGAGATTATTTATCAGGAATACAGCGAGAAAGAGGTGACGGTGGATGATTTTTTACCAGCCTCCTGTAGAGTTAAGGCGGTTTCTTTAGACGCTTGTTCCCTCGAAGATACCGAAGAACATAACGAAAACCAGAAAACAGATCTCGAAAAAGCAATGTCCTGGAAGCAGCTTAGACCATCTGCTTTGCGAACAGTGTATAAGTCAACGGTCGTCGGTGCTTGGATTTCGCTTCTCTCAGCCTTTGCTACAGGCATGCTTTTCACAATGATCTCTTATCTTAGCTATGAAACTCTTCTAAACTGCCATTTTCAACCAAAGAAAATGATTCCGCTAAAGTTACAATGGATGCTGGTCATTTGTAAGATCATCTCGTCTTTCTTTTTGTATATTTGGGTGTTCTTACTTGCTCTAGTTCTTTTCCGTCCATGTCAACTGTCAggagtaaaaacaaaactatttcTGTGTTGCATAGTCATGTATTTCTTGGATTCACTGTACCGAGTGACTTTACAAGCTCTAGGAATCAGTCAATCGTTCCCGCTTTCCAGGGAACAAGTCGTTCCTCTAAACATTCTATTTTTCATAAGTATTTTTGGCCACAACTACTTGTTAGCAACTCATCTCTGCCTTCACTCAAAGCGACAAAAGCGCGCTGTTTTCATGCTTTTTTCAGTCATTTATTGTTCACCTTTTATAGCAAGTACCATTactactttatttatttatcctatgtatgacaaacaaaacgaaaaaggcAAACTGGTCATCGCTCTATTTTCTCCGCTCTTTGGGGTGGCCTTCAAGACAACATCTCGTATTTGTCTTCAGAGACTTTGGAGATTAACACACCCAGCTTATTCTTACGTTATGATGGCGCCATTGTACAGTGGATCAGCGATCATATTCCGGGTTATGCAGGTGGATCTCGGCAACTTAAAAGCCATCGCCTATCTTGGAATAATTCACGGCGTTGCCGAAGTCATAGAACGAAGCACAGTTGTTGTCATCGATCACGTATGCCAACGAATTTTGAAACGAGCCTCAGCTCCTTGGGGGCGTTACCGAACTCCGCGTACCGAGAGAATAACAGCGGATATCGCTATTATGAGCATGCTTTATGAGTCCACCGCAATTGTCTCCATCAATGGATTCTTTCACTTGTACCAATTCCTTTTTGTGAAGAACATCTCCTTCTGGTTATTGATGGTATCTTTTAGCAAGTTGACTGCAGTTCCATTAGTGATCGAGTGGCTTTTCACGAGTATGTCCTTGGCGATTGAAACGCGATACCAGAATTTGGCCGTCATGGCAGTTTGGAGAAAGAACTGGAAAAGGCACATTCTTGTTGCTGTGTTGAACGTGTTACCATTGGCTGTTTGGGCGAGTGAAACTCTTTTCCCTTTAGTCCAGGAACGATTTAAGGATCCTTTGCATGAACTTCCTTGCAAAATGccattttcttaa